A genome region from Mycobacterium florentinum includes the following:
- a CDS encoding MAP_0585 family protein translates to MSKKRVSAIALAAGLSISALNPGFASAFPLDPPPPCPGGNCHGGPGGGPHSPEAPATSAAPASTAAPQTTAAPQTTAAPQTTAAPQTTEQPSPQTTAPQTTASAPTTTAPATQTTTPPATQTTTPAEQTTTPPSALTTTPAERTTTAPSAQTTTPAGGQTTSPSGQRPTRTVVAPSTQPPHEPYQPRGTYLTATAEIGGPMDSSVGFSIVGHGAPPPPPPRGWGWNDGPPPGHPPPHWQGPPPPGGWDGPPPPGGWNRPWAGPPRDVVYARSNFSPFAYDTFTVVPVFNWQFGGWGYWFFGVWIPLY, encoded by the coding sequence ATGTCTAAGAAGCGTGTCAGCGCGATAGCGCTCGCGGCGGGGCTCAGTATCTCGGCGTTGAACCCGGGATTCGCGAGCGCCTTCCCACTCGACCCGCCGCCGCCGTGCCCGGGCGGCAACTGCCACGGTGGCCCCGGCGGCGGACCGCACAGCCCGGAGGCGCCGGCAACCTCTGCCGCGCCGGCATCCACGGCCGCTCCGCAGACCACCGCCGCACCGCAGACGACGGCCGCCCCACAGACCACGGCCGCACCGCAGACCACCGAGCAGCCGAGTCCGCAAACCACCGCGCCCCAAACAACCGCGAGTGCGCCGACCACGACCGCGCCGGCCACGCAAACCACGACGCCGCCGGCGACCCAAACGACGACTCCGGCCGAACAGACCACGACTCCGCCGAGCGCCCTCACGACGACGCCGGCTGAACGAACCACCACGGCCCCGAGTGCGCAAACCACGACGCCGGCGGGCGGCCAAACCACCTCGCCGTCCGGACAGCGGCCCACTCGCACCGTGGTGGCGCCGAGCACTCAACCACCGCACGAGCCCTACCAGCCGCGTGGCACCTACCTGACGGCCACCGCCGAGATCGGCGGTCCGATGGACTCGTCCGTCGGGTTCAGCATTGTCGGCCACGGGGCACCGCCTCCGCCGCCGCCGCGGGGCTGGGGCTGGAATGACGGCCCGCCTCCGGGCCACCCGCCGCCACATTGGCAAGGCCCGCCGCCTCCGGGTGGCTGGGACGGGCCACCGCCTCCCGGGGGCTGGAACCGCCCGTGGGCCGGGCCGCCGCGTGACGTGGTGTACGCCCGCTCCAACTTCTCGCCGTTCGCCTACGACACCTTCACCGTCGTTCCGGTCTTCAACTGGCAGTTCGGCGGTTGGGGTTACTGGTTCTTCGGTGTGTGGATCCCGCTGTACTGA
- a CDS encoding enoyl-CoA hydratase yields MQGRFVKLGRDGGLVTVELINSKTLNILGSGAIEELTQAFRAIGRDNDVRVVVLRGAGEKAFIGGADINEMVDLDRSTGEVFIRRLAGLCEAIRECPVPVVARLAGWCLGGGLEVAISCDLRIAESGAKFGMPEVAVGIPSVIHSALLPALIGASHAGWLLLTGETIDAETAAGWGLVHEVVAPEELDRRIAELTAKLAGFGTSAVRQQKRLLNNWFDMTVHGAIEDSVEQFGLAFLTGEPQQHMRAFLSRKRDKS; encoded by the coding sequence TTGCAAGGACGATTCGTCAAGCTGGGCCGCGATGGCGGCCTGGTCACCGTCGAGCTGATCAATTCCAAGACGCTCAACATCTTGGGTAGCGGGGCAATCGAGGAACTGACCCAAGCGTTCCGCGCGATCGGTCGCGACAACGACGTCCGGGTCGTGGTGTTGCGCGGAGCGGGTGAGAAGGCATTCATCGGTGGCGCCGACATCAACGAGATGGTGGACCTGGACCGGTCCACCGGCGAGGTTTTCATCCGCCGCCTCGCGGGCTTGTGTGAGGCGATTCGCGAATGCCCGGTGCCGGTCGTCGCCCGGCTCGCGGGTTGGTGTCTCGGCGGCGGCCTGGAGGTCGCGATCTCCTGTGACCTGCGGATCGCGGAGTCGGGGGCCAAATTCGGCATGCCGGAAGTGGCCGTCGGAATTCCATCGGTCATCCATTCGGCCCTCTTGCCCGCGCTGATCGGGGCCTCGCACGCCGGCTGGCTGTTGCTGACCGGCGAGACGATCGACGCCGAAACCGCGGCGGGCTGGGGACTTGTCCACGAGGTCGTCGCCCCCGAAGAACTCGACCGCCGCATCGCCGAACTCACCGCGAAACTTGCCGGATTCGGCACGTCCGCGGTCCGTCAACAAAAGCGCCTACTCAACAATTGGTTCGACATGACCGTTCACGGGGCGATCGAAGACAGCGTCGAGCAGTTCGGTCTGGCCTTCCTGACGGGGGAGCCGCAGCAGCACATGCGGGCGTTCCTCTCGCGTAAACGCGACAAGAGTTAG
- a CDS encoding diflavin oxidoreductase, translated as MTSQPDFSLVVGYGSDMGNAEDAAMTFAEAVEESLSISVTAIELNQVEPADLQSVTHFVVVCSTWGEGEFPDNASLFWEAISAEGADRLEHLKFAVLALGDTGYEQFCNAGRLLDAQLEALGGVRLMDRVDVDGVYVAEAEAWTNDLVKLLVAGRTDAAPAVVVSAPEVLPSDNAEQARRDRSQPLFDARIVVNRVLTTTESDKEVRHYEVDLAGSGIAYHAGDSIAVHASNDPILVDAILSELGVGADHAVIGYDERLGALLTDHLEIRTPSRVLQTLVASRTPDAAGALGPEAVAGPGSWWYGKDVLDLIRLGELTVDEVVDTLRPLQSRDYSIASSPLVHPDQVHLTVASVRYTVGDRRHGGVASTFLADRGDTVRVHLRPNHSFRLPAADVPIIMIGPGTGIAPFRGFLQERQAIGAPGRSWLFFGDRRRGCDYLYGDELDAFVKSGALTRLDCAFSRDGAAGDPKQYVQHRMWEKSAEIFSWLQDGAYVYVCGDAERMAKDVDAALRGIVARGGGMDDAAAHAYVNELMKNHRYLRDVY; from the coding sequence ATGACTTCTCAACCAGACTTCTCGCTGGTTGTCGGTTACGGCAGTGACATGGGTAATGCCGAGGATGCCGCCATGACGTTCGCCGAAGCCGTCGAAGAGTCCCTCAGCATCAGCGTCACCGCCATCGAACTCAACCAGGTCGAGCCTGCCGATCTGCAATCGGTGACGCACTTCGTCGTCGTGTGTTCGACGTGGGGCGAGGGCGAGTTCCCGGATAACGCCTCCCTGTTCTGGGAGGCGATCAGCGCCGAGGGGGCCGACCGGCTCGAGCATTTGAAATTCGCGGTGCTTGCCCTCGGCGATACCGGATACGAGCAGTTCTGCAACGCCGGGCGGCTTCTCGACGCGCAACTGGAAGCCCTGGGCGGCGTCCGTCTGATGGACCGCGTCGATGTCGACGGCGTCTATGTGGCCGAGGCCGAGGCGTGGACGAACGATCTCGTCAAGCTGCTGGTGGCCGGCCGCACCGATGCTGCCCCCGCGGTGGTCGTCAGCGCCCCGGAGGTGCTCCCGTCCGACAACGCCGAACAGGCACGCCGCGATCGCAGTCAACCGCTCTTCGATGCGCGCATCGTGGTCAACCGAGTGCTCACCACCACCGAGTCCGACAAGGAGGTCCGCCATTACGAGGTGGACCTCGCCGGTTCCGGGATCGCTTACCACGCAGGCGATTCCATCGCGGTGCATGCCAGCAACGATCCGATCCTCGTCGACGCCATCCTGAGCGAGCTCGGCGTGGGCGCCGACCACGCCGTCATCGGCTATGACGAGCGACTCGGCGCGTTGCTCACCGACCACCTCGAGATCCGGACGCCGTCGCGAGTGCTACAGACCTTGGTCGCCTCCCGAACTCCGGACGCGGCCGGCGCGCTGGGCCCCGAAGCCGTTGCCGGGCCGGGCTCTTGGTGGTACGGCAAGGACGTGCTCGACCTGATCAGGCTGGGCGAGCTGACCGTCGATGAAGTCGTCGACACCCTGCGCCCACTTCAGTCGCGCGACTATTCGATCGCGTCGAGCCCGCTGGTGCATCCCGACCAGGTGCACCTGACGGTGGCGTCGGTGCGCTACACGGTCGGGGATCGCCGGCATGGCGGCGTGGCTTCGACGTTCTTGGCGGACCGCGGTGACACAGTACGGGTTCACTTGCGGCCCAACCATTCCTTCCGCCTGCCCGCGGCCGATGTGCCCATCATCATGATCGGTCCGGGGACCGGCATTGCACCGTTTCGCGGCTTCCTGCAGGAACGGCAGGCCATCGGCGCGCCGGGCCGCTCGTGGCTGTTCTTCGGGGACCGAAGGCGCGGCTGCGATTACCTCTACGGCGACGAACTCGACGCCTTCGTCAAGTCCGGCGCGCTCACCCGGCTCGACTGCGCGTTCTCCCGCGACGGAGCGGCCGGAGACCCGAAACAGTATGTCCAGCACCGCATGTGGGAGAAATCAGCGGAGATCTTCAGCTGGCTACAGGACGGCGCATACGTGTACGTGTGCGGCGACGCCGAGCGAATGGCCAAGGACGTCGACGCGGCGCTGCGCGGCATTGTTGCCCGCGGCGGCGGAATGGACGACGCCGCCGCGCATGCGTATGTCAACGAGCTGATGAAGAACCATCGCTATCTGCGCGACGTTTACTGA